Proteins from one Crassostrea angulata isolate pt1a10 unplaced genomic scaffold, ASM2561291v2 HiC_scaffold_140, whole genome shotgun sequence genomic window:
- the LOC128169485 gene encoding uncharacterized protein LOC128169485, translating to MCDPMEEIIKQEENVPRYPSRQKTLTEKGNSLYESCVQKLTTAFDRIWKDIETEIFEFNSKATDIEPHVMQRYEDDVSCLRQEFVASSDNLVEFLIRTNTAESSAERSRHLEVFSKRKGVVDRFLAAIADRILQTADDISQRMASESTYTSRSSKKSTSSQSRSAILLKKEINVEKQRTRLKFLKHELTLEKRKSQLEMDLRLLKQEKETAVAEAEMKAARDHIELLDFHAVLKEEHHFQMPKEDIMSHFL from the coding sequence ATGTGTGACCCAATGGAAGAAATTATcaaacaggaagaaaatgttcCTCGCTACCCTAGTCGTCAAAAAACCTTAACAGAGAAGGGAAATTCTTTATACGAATCTTGTGTACAAAAATTGACAACTGCATTTGATCGCATATGGAAAGATATTGAAACagaaatttttgaatttaactCAAAGGCCACAGATATTGAACCACATGTGATGCAGCGATATGAAGATGATGTTTCATGTCTTCGTCAGGAATTTGTGGCGTCGTCTGATAATTTGGTGGAATTCCTGATCAGAACAAACACTGCAGAAAGTTCAGCCGAAAGATCAAGACACCTTGAAGTATTTTCTAAGAGGAAGGGTGTTGTGGATCGGTTCCTGGCAGCTATTGCTGATCGCATTCTTCAGACCGCAGATGATATTTCCCAACGGATGGCTTCGGAATCCACGTATACTAGTCGCAGCAGCAAGAAGTCAACATCATCACAGAGCCGATCAGCTATTCTtcttaaaaaggaaataaacgTTGAGAAACAAAGGACTCgcctaaaatttttaaaacatgaactgaccttagaaaaaagaaaatctcaGCTCGAAATGGACTTGCGTCTACTTAAACAGGAAAAGGAAACCGCTGTGGCAGAGGCAGAAATGAAAGCTGCAAGAGACCATATAGAGCTATTAGATTTTCATGCAGTACTGAAGGAAGAGCATCATTTCCAAATGCCAAAGGAGGATATTATGTCCCATTTCCTGTGA
- the LOC128169467 gene encoding uncharacterized protein LOC128169467 yields the protein MAVELVEAALKSKLDRFPLVSINDGKKLYDLADLLTEIAAIKEDPTYATLLSYFDSSSGILPVVKKLPMNLQEKWITRAAAYKRHSGLPHPPFKFFVEFIVETLHIDYGRPQGGEQKENSETKKTVNNKCAQICGVIPGGKSCSKTILVKVYDRENPDNFVRTYALIDDQITSLDDSTTHQLPPVIECDAVPDNRNEIATPDIAKRFPHLANIASHIPELDPQAKILLLIGRDLIIAHHVLDQRISHDAPYAQKLSLGWTIIGETCLNKAHLPATISVNKVYLHNDGRPSILLLCNSSLTVKAPPVDEDDMSSIFERTPNDDKPGPSQEDNIFLGIMVSKFHRNSLGEWTAPLPFKPGRPRLPNNYSQAIKRARSLDTNLRKNPTKMDHALTFMEGILSKGHAEVAPSLESDDECWYLPIFAIYHPKKPNKIRMVFDSSASYEGISLNSVLLSGPDLTNNLLGVLLRFRKERTALMADIEQMFYCFRVSREHQNYLRFLWYRNNDPSDRLIEYRMTVHVFGNTPSPSVATYGLRQSVADHPDPEIREIVQRNFYVDDLLVSMPHEKQTVELIKKTQKALMEGGKLRLHKVASNSQEVMSAFEEEVRAKDLECIDLRLDEAPLQKSLGLTWDLQADSFKVDVTMESKPFTKRGMLSTLNSLYDPFGFIGPVTLRGKMLFRKALDLSSDWDDPLTEFENEWRNWCDSLQDLSHISVPRSYTSSGLQNSSRVEVHVFCDASELAISAVAYLKVLYTEHAETGFLLGKSKLAPTHGHTVPRLELCAAVLASEIATIVTDNLDHKVDHTQFYSDSRIVLGYLYNTSRRFYTYVSNRVQKILKVAPANHWSYVQSEKNPADIGSRSIAARDLQGSKWIKGPDSLLKTKDCNEVFPLVDAENDSNVRPQLSSLKTVTKKPFGVERFDRFSTWNSLVNALSALRYRILKKHGVESDRFSSSFRRFAEVFIVRTIQQETFHQEISCLQSGRTISKDSSIINLDPYLDDDSILRVGGRLQAADIEHNLKNPCIIPRSHIGRLLISHHHDLVHHQGRHYTEGAVRSAGYWIVGCKKLVSSVIFNCVTCRKLRGRLEQQKMADLPFVRVRQSPPFTYVGVDMFGHWEIVTRKTRGGSANSKRWAIMFTCLSSRASHIEVVEDMSSSAFINALRRFISIRGKVAEFSSDRGTNFVGSTDALGIDAVNVEDQPLRKFLSKNGCCWIFNIPYSSHMGGVWERVIGFARRILDAILLKQPKRQLTHDVLVTLMAEVTAILNNRPLVPVSTDPSNPLILTPNMLLTQKTEADLPPFHELDVRDMYVSSWKQVQVLAQQFWKRWHNEYLQLLQQRRKWTDSKDNLRIDDQGPQDRSSHKQRRTACPLRTTSYRSSSFSATP from the exons ATGGCAGTGGAACTTGTAGAAGCAGCCTTGAAATCAAAACTAGACAGATTTCCATTGGTTTCTATTAATGATGGCAAAAAGCTTTATGACTTAGCGGATCTGCTAACAGAAATTGCTGCAATTAAAGAGGATCCTACCTATGCAACTCTTTTGTCGTACTTCGACTCATCCAGTGGAATCCTACCTGTTGTGAAAAAGTTACCGATGAACCTTCAAGAGAAGTGGATTACAAGAGCTGCAGCCTATAAGAGACACAGTGGACTACCACATCCTCCATTCAAGTTTTTTGTGGAATTCATCGTTGAAA CATTACACATTGATTATGGCAGACCTCAAGGCGGGGAGCAAAAGGAGAATTCAGAGACCAAGAAAACTGTCAACAACAAGTGCGCCCAGATTTGCGGTGTTATTCCTGGAGGTAAATCATGTTCCAAGACAATTCTTGTCAAGGTGTATGATAGAGAAAATCCAGACAATTTTGTGCGAACATATGCCTTGATTGACGACCAAA TTACATCATTGGATGACAGTACAACTCATCAATTACCGCCTGTCATAGAGTGTGACGCCGTTCCGGATAATCGTAATGAGATAGCAACACCTGATATAGCTAAACGATTCCCACATCTTGCAAACATTGCTAGTCACATTCCGGAGCTAGACCCTCAAGCAAAGATACTGCTTCTTATTGGACGGGATTTGATCATAGCACATCATGTTCTCGATCAGAGAATCAGCCATGATGCTCCATATGCTCAGAAGTTGAGTCTAGGTTGGACAATCATAGGTGAGACATGCTTGAACAAGGCTCATTTACCTGCGACAATATCAGTTAACAAGGTATACCTTCATAATGATGGGAGACCTTCTATCTTGTTGCTTTGTAACAGCTCACTCACAGTTAAGGCTCCTCCTGTTGACGAAGATGATATGTCTTCCATATTTGAAAGAACACCAAATGATGATAAGCCAGGACCTTCACAGGAAGATAATATATTCCTAGGAATCATGGTAAGTAAGTTCCATCGCAACTCTTTAGGGGAATGGACGGCTCCCCTGCCGTTTAAGCCTGGACGACCCAGACTTCCAAACAATTATTCTCAAGCTATCAAGAGAGCCAGATCTCTCGACACCAATCTTAGGAAGAATCCTACCAAAATGGACCATGCCCTAACCTTTATGGAAGGGATATTGTCTAAAGGGCATGCCGAAGTTGCCCCATCTTTAGAATCAGACGATGAGTGTTGGTATTTGCCAATATTTGCCATTTACCATCCAAAGAAGCCAAACAAAATTAGAATGGTCTTTGACTCTTCTGCCTCGTATGAGGGAATTTCGTTGAACTCGGTGCTGCTCTCAGGACCAGACTTAACCAATAACCTACTCGGTGTGCTTCTTCGTTTTCGCAAGGAGAGAACTGCACTAATGGCGGACATTGaacaaatgttttattgtttccGTGTGTCCAGAGAACATCAAAATTACTTGCGCTTCCTATGGTACAGGAACAATGACCCATCGGATAGACTTATCGAATATAGAATGACGGTGCATGTTTTCGGTAACACGCCCTCGCCCTCTGTTGCGACATATGGCTTGAGACAATCTGTTGCTGACCATCCGGATCCTGAAATCAGAGAAATAGTACAGAGAAACTTCTATGTTGATGATTTGTTGGTGTCAATGCCGCATGAGAAGCAAACTGTTGAGCTCATCAAGAAGACTCAGAAGGCATTGATGGAAGGCGGGAAGTTGAGATTACACAAAGTAGCCTCCAATTCTCAAGAAGTAATGAGTGCATTTGAAGAAGAAGTAAGAGCCAAGGACTTGGAGTGCATTGACTTGAGACTAGATGAGGCACCCTTACAGAAAAGTCTAGGACTTACTTGGGACTTACAGGCGGATTCCTTTAAGGTAGATGTGACTATGGAGTCCAAACCCTTCACGAAACGTGGGATGCTGTCCACGTTAAACAGTCTCTATGATCCCTTTGGATTCATCGGTCCTGTGACACTCAGAGGAAAAATGCTGTTTCGTAAGGCCTTGGATTTGTCATCTGATTGGGATGATCCTCTTACTGAGTTTGAGAATGAATGGAGAAATTGGTGTGATTCACTTCAAGATTTATCTCATATTAGTGTTCCTCGGTCTTACACGTCTTCAGGTTTGCAAAACTCTTCTAGAGTAGAAGTTCATGTATTTTGTGATGCCTCCGAGTTGGCCATCTCTGCGGTTGCCTATCTAAAAGTACTGTACACGGAACATGCAGAAACTGGATTCTTGCTTGGAAAATCGAAGTTGGCACCTACACATGGACACACAGTTCCCCGACTGGAACTTTGTGCAGCTGTACTTGCAAGTGAAATTGCTACCATTGTGACAGACAACTTAGACCACAAAGTGGACCATACTCAGTTCTATTCCGACAGTCGCATAGTGTTAGGTTACCTTTACAATACTTCAAGAAGGTTTTATACCTATGTGTCTAACAGAGTACAGAAGATACTTAAGGTTGCTCCAGCCAATCATTGGTCTTATGTGCAGTCAGAAAAGAATCCAGCAGATATTGGATCAAGATCAATTGCTGCAAGAGATCTCCAAGGAAGTAAGTGGATTAAGGGACCTGACAGTCTCCTTAAGACTAAAGACTGCAATGAAGTGTTTCCTTTAGTGGATGCTGAGAATGATAGTAATGTAAGACCACAACTATCAAGCTTAAAGACTGTTACAAAGAAGCCATTTGGAGTAGAACGATTTGATAGATTTTCAACATGGAACTCATTGGTCAATGCCTTGAGCGCACTGAGATATAGAATATTGAAGAAGCATGGAGTTGAGAGTGATAGATTTTCCTCAAGTTTCCGTCGGTTTGCAGAAGTGTTCATTGTTCGGACAATTCAGCAGGAGACCTTTCATCAGGAAATATCATGTCTTCAATCTGGAAGGACCATTTCAAAGGACAGTTCTATTATCAACCTCGACCCTTACCTAGATGATGATTCTATTCTGCGAGTGGGTGGACGACTGCAAGCTGCTGACATAGAACATAACCTTAAGAACCCCTGCATCATCCCTCGTTCGCACATAGGTAGACTCCTCATTAGCCATCATCATGACTTGGTACATCATCAGGGAAGGCACTATACAGAAGGAGCAGTACGAAGTGCGGGTTACTGGATTGTCGGTTGCAAGAAGCTAGTGTCCTCTGTCATCTTTAACTGCGTTACATGCCGCAAGTTGCGTGGACGATTAGAACAACAGAAAATGGCAGACCTGCCATTTGTCCGAGTTAGACAGTCTCCACCATTTACCTATGTGGGTGTTGACATGTTTGGTCACTGGGAGATAGTGACCCGGAAGACGCGTGGAGGAAGTGCAAATAGCAAGCGGTGGGCTATAATGTTCACATGCCTCTCTTCCAGAGCTTCCCATATTGAAGTGGTGGAAGATATGTCGTCCTCGGCCTTTATCAATGCCCTTCGCCGATTCATATCTATTCGGGGAAAAGTTGCAGAGTTTAGTTCTGATAGGGGCACAAACTTTGTCGGAAGCACGGATGCATTGGGTATTGATGCTGTGAATGTAGAGGACCAACCCCTCAGGAAGTTCTTGAGCAAAAATGGTTGCTGTTGGATATTTAACATTCCATACTCTTCCCATATGGGTGGTGTATGGGAAAGAGTTATTGGATTTGCTAGACGAATTTTAGATGCCATTCTCCTGAAGCAACCTAAGCGCCAACTTACCCATGATGTCCTTGTAACGTTGATGGCAGAGGTTACAGCAATACTCAACAACCGACCATTGGTTCCTGTTTCCACTGACCCTAGCAATCCATTAATACTTACCCCGAATATGCTGCTAACTCAGAAGACAGAAGCTGATCTTCCACCGTTTCATGAACTTGATGTAAGAGACATGTATGTGTCTAGCTGGAAACAGGTACAAGTCCTTGCTCAGCAGTTTTGGAAGCGCTGGCACAATGAGTATCTCCAACTTCTCCAACAACGACGAAAGTGGACAGATTCTAAGGACAATCTACGGATTGATGAT CAAGGTCCGCAAGATAGAAGTTCGCACAAGCAGAGGCGGACAGCGTGTCCATTACGTACGACCAGTTACAGAAGTAGTTCTTTTAGTGCCACACCGTGA